A genomic segment from Actinoplanes sichuanensis encodes:
- a CDS encoding phosphopantetheine-binding protein: protein MEEIIGVVVRLLAAESGASEADVRDELQQGGWEMPIDSLRIVEILTQVEQQFDVEVPAEVDSARATRSVRAFAELVQAACITRDRS from the coding sequence GTGGAGGAGATCATCGGCGTCGTCGTGCGTCTGCTCGCAGCCGAGAGCGGCGCCTCCGAGGCCGATGTGCGCGACGAACTGCAGCAGGGCGGCTGGGAAATGCCCATCGACTCGCTGCGCATCGTCGAAATCCTCACCCAGGTGGAACAGCAGTTCGACGTCGAAGTGCCCGCCGAGGTCGACTCCGCCCGGGCCACACGATCGGTACGCGCCTTCGCCGAACTCGTGCAAGCCGCCTGCATCACCCGCGATAGGAGCTAA
- a CDS encoding ImmA/IrrE family metallo-endopeptidase: protein MNWLMAHRVASIAAATLRRRLDLSEDHYVDVFAGLRRCGLAVMGQDMPSLFGVYLPPAPGRHGGIFLNTTMGEATIRHTAAHELGHAQFGHERCLADGPDPFLGTPRDKWPAEEKQAEAFAAWFLMPIRLVKATLTRLGLDIPREAADVYQLSLHLGTSYRGTLRHLQHLRMVQSQVARGWATVQPARLRARLSGQAEQSPPRVWDLRSLTEGSRLAVEQGDRLIVRAPGLGADPEVTGPAGIRTLSTPYALAPGDGVELDVTAGIDAESTLTLSSHDRTQTWSATLLATPEGHRGLIAPPSRHVLVGPVNGVRQ from the coding sequence GTGAACTGGTTGATGGCCCACCGGGTCGCCAGCATCGCTGCAGCCACCCTGCGCCGCCGGCTCGACCTGTCCGAGGACCATTACGTCGACGTGTTCGCCGGGTTACGCCGCTGCGGGCTCGCCGTCATGGGCCAGGACATGCCGAGCCTGTTCGGCGTCTACCTCCCGCCGGCGCCCGGCCGTCACGGCGGGATCTTCCTCAACACGACGATGGGTGAGGCGACGATCCGGCACACGGCGGCCCACGAACTCGGCCACGCCCAATTCGGCCACGAGCGGTGCCTCGCCGACGGACCCGACCCGTTCCTGGGCACACCCCGGGACAAATGGCCAGCAGAGGAGAAACAAGCCGAGGCGTTCGCCGCCTGGTTCCTGATGCCGATCCGGCTGGTCAAAGCGACCCTGACCCGGCTGGGACTGGACATCCCTCGCGAGGCGGCCGACGTGTATCAGCTGTCACTGCACCTGGGCACGTCCTACCGCGGAACGCTGCGACACCTGCAGCATCTGCGGATGGTGCAGTCGCAGGTGGCCCGCGGCTGGGCGACAGTGCAGCCGGCACGGCTGAGGGCTCGTCTCAGCGGTCAGGCCGAGCAGAGCCCGCCACGGGTCTGGGACCTGCGCAGCCTGACCGAGGGAAGCCGGCTGGCGGTCGAGCAGGGCGACCGGCTTATCGTGCGGGCGCCCGGCCTCGGCGCCGACCCTGAGGTCACCGGTCCGGCCGGCATCCGCACGCTCAGCACGCCGTACGCGCTCGCACCCGGTGACGGCGTCGAACTTGACGTCACCGCCGGCATCGACGCCGAATCGACGCTGACGCTGAGCTCCCACGACCGCACACAGACGTGGTCGGCCACGCTTCTTGCCACACCTGAGGGCCATCGGGGCCTGATCGCTCCGCCGAGTCGTCACGTCCTGGTCGGCCCGGTGAACGGAGTACGGCAGTGA
- a CDS encoding tyrosine-type recombinase/integrase: MDLDDDCPTATICGTIVFVKGQGFSRQDRTKTDAGFRTVILPGFVVDVLWRRFNDRAHPARGQHSINAVFASRNDTWLSPYNVGRQWREVRNQAGLEWVTLHVFRKTVATVLDDAGKTKEASRQLGHASEEVTKAYYIAKPKLVPDVTDVLDALGPRPRSITEAILAEKSALARPIEGALCGSAVRQAVAVPPP, from the coding sequence ATCGACCTTGACGACGACTGCCCGACCGCAACGATCTGCGGAACGATCGTCTTCGTTAAGGGGCAAGGCTTCTCGCGGCAGGACCGCACGAAGACCGACGCCGGGTTCCGGACAGTGATCTTGCCGGGTTTCGTCGTCGATGTGTTGTGGCGGCGATTCAACGACCGTGCGCATCCGGCCCGCGGCCAGCACAGCATCAACGCTGTCTTCGCGAGCCGCAACGACACCTGGCTTTCGCCCTACAACGTCGGCCGGCAGTGGCGTGAAGTGCGCAACCAAGCCGGGTTGGAGTGGGTCACGCTGCACGTTTTCCGTAAGACAGTAGCCACGGTGCTCGACGATGCCGGCAAGACCAAGGAGGCGTCGCGCCAGCTCGGACACGCCAGCGAAGAAGTCACCAAGGCCTATTACATCGCCAAACCGAAGCTCGTGCCGGACGTCACCGACGTCCTGGACGCACTCGGACCCCGCCCCAGATCGATCACCGAAGCCATCCTGGCCGAAAAGAGCGCGCTTGCTCGGCCGATAGAAGGTGCCTTGTGCGGCTCTGCGGTGCGGCAAGCGGTCGCCGTGCCGCCACCGTGA
- a CDS encoding nucleotide kinase domain-containing protein: MTRRPPTPRKGVYELYWYYASQRQAMFEQRVAGEPAPWSSDPILAVYKFCNVYRAADRVSQYMIRDVCYHDEDCSPQDRIFQIIAFRTFSKIDTWRTVRAHLGRYPTLDDLADGSFTTALEHAGHTNGGLYTGAFILCATDAYGQGRKHLNHVELWRHMFLADDLADRILDATSLRHVYDLLHGYPLMGDFMSYQTAIDLNYSALVNFSENDFTQPGPGALRGIRKCFEDLGAYKPADVIMWMQQHQAEEMDRLGLPFNGLYGRPLHAIDCQGLFCETDKYCREKVPELASARSRIKARFTQNLAPIQLFFPPKWGISPAAYAATHDGPPAQLAVTPPGELIGH; encoded by the coding sequence ATGACCCGGCGACCGCCCACGCCCCGCAAAGGCGTCTACGAGCTGTACTGGTACTACGCCAGCCAACGCCAGGCCATGTTCGAACAACGCGTCGCCGGCGAACCCGCCCCCTGGAGCAGCGACCCCATCCTGGCCGTCTACAAGTTCTGCAACGTCTACCGCGCCGCCGACCGCGTCAGCCAATACATGATCCGCGATGTCTGCTACCACGACGAAGACTGCAGCCCACAGGACCGGATCTTCCAGATCATCGCCTTCCGCACCTTCAGCAAGATCGACACCTGGCGGACCGTCCGCGCCCACCTCGGCCGCTACCCCACCCTCGACGACCTCGCCGACGGCAGCTTCACCACCGCGCTCGAGCACGCCGGCCACACCAACGGCGGCCTCTACACCGGCGCCTTCATTCTCTGCGCCACCGACGCCTACGGCCAGGGCCGCAAACACCTCAACCACGTCGAGCTCTGGCGCCACATGTTCCTCGCCGACGACCTCGCCGACCGCATCCTCGACGCGACCAGCCTGCGGCACGTCTACGACCTGCTGCACGGCTACCCGCTCATGGGCGACTTCATGTCCTACCAGACCGCGATCGACCTCAACTACTCGGCGCTGGTCAACTTCAGCGAGAACGACTTCACCCAGCCCGGACCCGGAGCCCTGCGCGGCATCCGCAAATGCTTCGAAGATCTCGGCGCCTACAAACCGGCCGACGTGATCATGTGGATGCAGCAACACCAGGCCGAGGAAATGGACCGTCTTGGCCTACCGTTCAACGGCCTCTACGGCAGGCCCCTGCACGCCATCGACTGCCAAGGCCTGTTCTGCGAAACCGACAAATACTGCCGCGAAAAAGTCCCCGAACTCGCCAGTGCCCGCAGCCGCATCAAAGCCCGCTTCACCCAGAACCTTGCGCCCATTCAGCTATTTTTCCCACCGAAGTGGGGCATAAGCCCAGCCGCGTACGCCGCCACCCACGATGGGCCACCGGCCCAGCTGGCTGTCACACCACCGGGCGAACTGATCGGCCATTGA
- a CDS encoding phage integrase central domain-containing protein, translated as MTIGHDHSDGALRIEVALNSPTGRFDLRIVDEGPRTLTAQEKQLILADALRSVTPRPETTGGQASASRIPVGSWGTIHHVEQGPGKWRAWATFRDTDEVTRVVQAHASSRQRAETKLIAKLGDRAHHELTATTRVSSLADLWLEEIKMEGRILTQTVDRYTGCLRQTVLPGFGELRINELTVGRLDRFLKTLAKAKPSQARNAKVVLKQMLSMAVRHGAIAANPIREIGQLPRARRPVNALTLDELGIIRAAIELRQHRRGAGPRRNGNLADIVELLIATGARDRRSPGAAMAGHRP; from the coding sequence GTGACGATCGGGCACGACCACAGCGACGGGGCGCTACGCATCGAGGTCGCCCTCAACTCGCCAACCGGCCGGTTCGATCTCCGGATCGTTGACGAGGGCCCGCGGACGCTGACCGCGCAGGAGAAGCAACTAATCCTGGCTGACGCCCTACGCAGCGTCACACCCCGGCCCGAGACCACCGGAGGACAGGCGTCGGCTTCACGCATTCCCGTCGGGAGTTGGGGAACCATCCATCACGTCGAACAAGGACCGGGCAAATGGCGGGCCTGGGCGACGTTCCGGGATACCGACGAGGTGACTCGTGTGGTGCAGGCACACGCGAGCAGCCGCCAGCGGGCAGAAACCAAACTGATCGCGAAGCTCGGAGACCGAGCCCACCACGAACTGACCGCCACGACACGGGTGAGCAGCCTGGCCGATCTTTGGCTCGAGGAAATCAAGATGGAGGGGCGCATCCTCACGCAGACCGTCGACCGCTACACCGGATGCCTGCGTCAAACCGTGCTCCCCGGGTTCGGCGAGCTGCGCATCAACGAGCTGACAGTCGGGCGACTCGATCGATTCCTCAAAACGCTCGCCAAGGCCAAACCGTCGCAGGCACGCAACGCCAAAGTCGTGCTGAAACAGATGCTGTCGATGGCCGTACGGCACGGCGCCATCGCGGCCAACCCCATACGCGAAATTGGGCAGCTTCCCCGGGCCAGACGGCCGGTCAACGCACTCACGCTCGATGAACTCGGCATCATCCGTGCGGCCATCGAGCTGCGGCAGCATCGACGCGGCGCTGGACCTCGTCGCAACGGCAACCTCGCCGACATCGTCGAGCTACTGATCGCCACCGGCGCCCGGGATCGGCGAAGTCCTGGCGCTGCGATGGCAGGACATCGACCTTGA
- a CDS encoding ImmA/IrrE family metallo-endopeptidase → MALIEQTAGIDVAVLDAGPDEHGLAMRDPQRGAVFIGVARSRSPMRQRSSLAHELGHVEFDDWADNSECDWSERSPAESRADAFARHLLLPPQGLREFLGDLSQPGLGDLSAVVQRFLVSPAIAAIALEQAGFIDAATKQQWMAMSAPQLAVRFGWSDQYRALEADANQRRAPQRLLARAIKGYTEGVLSVQAIATLRAVPVDTVAAELRDANIWPVQRPVVWAEASDLPAVEVDLAALDDVLDAVNEPADPRPEH, encoded by the coding sequence GTGGCGCTGATCGAGCAGACTGCGGGCATCGATGTGGCGGTCCTGGACGCGGGCCCCGATGAGCATGGCCTGGCAATGCGTGACCCTCAGCGCGGTGCCGTGTTCATCGGGGTAGCACGCAGCAGGAGCCCCATGCGGCAACGCAGCAGTCTCGCGCACGAACTGGGCCACGTCGAGTTCGATGACTGGGCCGACAACAGCGAATGTGACTGGAGCGAGCGGTCACCGGCCGAGAGCCGTGCTGACGCCTTCGCCCGGCATCTTCTGCTGCCTCCGCAAGGGCTGCGGGAGTTCCTCGGCGATCTGTCACAGCCTGGTCTCGGTGATCTGTCGGCGGTCGTCCAGCGGTTTTTGGTGTCGCCGGCCATCGCCGCGATCGCTTTGGAGCAGGCGGGCTTCATCGATGCCGCCACCAAGCAGCAGTGGATGGCGATGTCAGCTCCTCAGCTGGCGGTGCGCTTCGGCTGGAGTGACCAGTACCGGGCACTGGAAGCTGATGCGAATCAGCGGCGGGCACCGCAGCGGCTGCTGGCGCGTGCGATAAAGGGCTACACGGAGGGCGTGCTCTCCGTGCAAGCCATTGCCACCCTGCGGGCGGTTCCTGTTGACACCGTCGCCGCGGAATTGCGGGATGCCAACATTTGGCCTGTTCAGCGTCCGGTTGTTTGGGCTGAAGCCAGCGACCTTCCGGCCGTGGAGGTGGATCTCGCGGCTCTGGACGACGTACTCGATGCGGTGAATGAGCCAGCCGACCCGCGGCCGGAGCACTGA
- a CDS encoding IS5 family transposase, which produces MGDRKPYPSDVTDAQWALLGPFLEAWRAKRVSVAGRTGDHDLREIVNAILYQTRTGCQWAYLPHDLPQKSATYYYFALWRDDGTDQVIHDLLRCQTRERAGRREDPTAVAVDTQSVRAANHVPAATTGKDAGKKVPGRKRGLAVDALGLIIAVVVTAASVTDNAIGIRLLDKVAEHTPTVTVAWVDAGFKQDVGVHGAVLGIDVEVVKRSDTRPGFVPVKKRWIVEQVYGTLMLHRRLAREYESRPESAVSRTLWASIAGMVRRLTGTNTPTWRNV; this is translated from the coding sequence ATGGGTGATCGAAAGCCGTACCCCAGCGATGTGACCGACGCGCAGTGGGCGTTGCTCGGCCCGTTCCTGGAAGCCTGGCGGGCCAAACGCGTTTCGGTAGCCGGCCGCACCGGTGACCATGATCTGCGGGAGATCGTGAACGCGATCCTCTACCAGACCCGCACCGGCTGCCAGTGGGCGTATCTGCCGCACGACCTGCCGCAGAAGTCCGCGACCTACTACTACTTCGCGTTGTGGCGTGACGACGGCACCGACCAGGTGATCCACGACCTGCTGCGCTGCCAGACCAGAGAACGAGCCGGCCGCCGCGAGGACCCGACCGCGGTGGCGGTCGACACCCAGTCGGTCCGGGCCGCGAACCACGTGCCTGCGGCCACGACCGGCAAGGACGCCGGCAAGAAGGTGCCCGGCCGCAAACGCGGGCTGGCGGTGGACGCTCTCGGCCTGATCATCGCGGTGGTGGTCACCGCCGCGTCGGTCACCGACAACGCGATCGGCATCCGACTTCTCGACAAGGTCGCCGAGCACACCCCGACAGTGACCGTGGCCTGGGTAGACGCCGGGTTCAAGCAGGACGTCGGCGTGCACGGCGCGGTTCTGGGCATCGACGTCGAGGTCGTGAAGCGATCCGACACCCGGCCCGGGTTCGTGCCGGTCAAGAAGCGGTGGATCGTCGAGCAGGTCTACGGCACCCTGATGCTGCACCGCCGCCTGGCCCGCGAGTACGAGAGCCGACCGGAATCAGCGGTGTCACGGACATTGTGGGCGTCGATAGCCGGCATGGTCCGCCGGCTGACCGGTACCAACACCCCGACCTGGCGAAACGTGTAA
- a CDS encoding TylF/MycF/NovP-related O-methyltransferase: protein MHDDDLTKLAADLETELLNGATTVAILGATPTALRIIARLAATGLDTCIHGIYTDQCITASLRVPLRALHELRDPAIDVVVVADDADKQTLLQAALPHLTGTPKVLVAGYGHLAYRDPGYHRELAALLVPSLANGYPNTLPHLHQCLTNAARLGLNGVVAEFGMHKGGTTMFLSRIIEQLGVDWPVIGFDTFTGFPARRSPLDMYDHPDCVFTDLDAVRRYFTGRNVDIVAGDITATAGRLDTEDLVCTFIDTDNYTPARAAITIVQERTVVGGAIVFDHFTGVDRFRYTLGERIAALPLLEDPRYFHLHGTGVFYRQR, encoded by the coding sequence ATGCACGACGACGACCTCACCAAACTCGCCGCCGACCTCGAAACCGAACTGCTCAACGGCGCCACGACCGTAGCCATCCTCGGCGCCACCCCCACCGCCCTCAGAATCATCGCGCGGCTCGCCGCCACCGGACTTGACACCTGCATCCACGGCATCTACACCGACCAGTGCATCACTGCATCGCTGCGTGTGCCCCTGCGAGCTCTGCACGAACTACGCGATCCCGCGATCGACGTCGTGGTCGTCGCTGACGACGCCGACAAGCAAACACTGCTACAGGCGGCGCTACCGCACCTCACCGGTACCCCGAAAGTCCTGGTCGCCGGCTACGGCCACCTCGCCTACCGCGACCCCGGCTACCATCGGGAACTGGCCGCCCTGCTGGTGCCGTCACTGGCCAACGGCTACCCCAACACGCTGCCCCACCTGCACCAGTGCCTGACAAACGCCGCCCGGCTCGGCCTCAACGGCGTCGTCGCCGAGTTCGGCATGCACAAAGGCGGCACCACCATGTTCCTGTCGCGCATCATCGAGCAACTCGGCGTCGACTGGCCCGTCATCGGCTTCGACACCTTCACCGGTTTTCCGGCCCGCCGCAGCCCTCTGGACATGTACGACCATCCCGATTGTGTGTTCACCGACCTCGACGCCGTACGCCGCTACTTCACCGGCCGCAACGTGGACATCGTCGCCGGTGACATCACCGCCACCGCCGGGCGCCTCGACACCGAAGACCTGGTCTGCACCTTCATCGACACCGACAACTACACCCCGGCCCGCGCCGCGATCACCATCGTCCAGGAACGCACCGTGGTCGGCGGGGCGATCGTCTTCGACCACTTCACCGGCGTCGACCGGTTCCGTTACACCCTCGGCGAACGCATTGCCGCACTACCTCTTCTGGAGGACCCCCGCTACTTCCACCTACACGGAACAGGTGTCTTCTACCGCCAGCGGTAG
- a CDS encoding nucleoside triphosphate pyrophosphohydrolase family protein produces MTAYQGSAAKTVQPLHSGGDPVVVALLGLAGEAGAVLTAYKKQLRDGPADPEFRARMREELGDALWYLSTVANHLNLGLDDIATANLSKITDRWRPTPAPGIPFDNDREPHEQLPRQADFTFTVTHNGSCDVSVLTCDGQQVGDPITDASHVADGYNFHDVFHLSYAAVLGWSPVMRALLKRKRRSDPQTDLAEDGGRAIAIEEGISALVFAYASRHQYLDGKDHIDNDVLDTIQVMVAHLEVSAHRAADWEKAILTGFTAWRALRRLGGGTVRLDLGAQSLTVLHADAHTGHETETAHTFRAAVAELHRRKDAAYGDSWKRRGEQISIMANIARKVDRLTVVAEKPEVAEDESTLDTIVDLYVYTLKYLTYLADTANGAIPGFPTPRPLSNSWSDGPQGLERLLTDADLSALDATGHQSIPPLVTAVNNCFAELETCFAESGQIAPVHRRADLAAQLADHALRLIAALRAAHAAQYEQFISTWRQRTEG; encoded by the coding sequence ATGACGGCGTACCAAGGTTCTGCAGCCAAGACCGTCCAGCCCCTGCACAGCGGCGGCGACCCCGTGGTGGTCGCCCTGCTCGGCTTGGCCGGTGAAGCCGGAGCCGTACTGACCGCCTACAAGAAGCAACTGCGCGACGGGCCGGCCGACCCGGAATTTCGCGCCCGCATGCGCGAGGAGCTCGGCGACGCACTCTGGTATCTGTCCACCGTCGCCAACCATCTAAACCTCGGGCTCGATGACATCGCGACCGCCAACCTCAGCAAGATCACTGACCGGTGGAGGCCAACCCCCGCCCCCGGCATCCCGTTCGACAACGACCGTGAACCGCACGAACAACTCCCCCGCCAGGCCGACTTCACGTTCACCGTCACCCATAACGGCAGCTGCGACGTGTCCGTCCTGACCTGCGACGGCCAGCAGGTCGGCGACCCCATCACCGACGCCTCACACGTCGCCGACGGCTACAACTTCCACGACGTCTTCCATCTGTCGTACGCCGCCGTCCTCGGCTGGTCCCCCGTCATGCGCGCCCTGCTGAAACGCAAACGCCGCAGCGACCCGCAGACCGACCTGGCCGAAGACGGCGGCCGTGCCATCGCCATCGAAGAAGGCATCTCCGCCCTGGTGTTCGCCTACGCCAGCCGCCATCAGTACCTCGACGGCAAGGACCACATCGACAACGACGTCCTGGACACCATCCAGGTTATGGTCGCGCACTTGGAAGTCTCGGCCCACCGAGCAGCCGACTGGGAGAAGGCGATCCTCACCGGCTTTACGGCCTGGCGAGCCCTGCGGCGCCTCGGCGGCGGAACCGTCCGCCTCGACCTCGGTGCCCAAAGCCTGACCGTGCTCCATGCCGACGCCCACACCGGGCACGAAACCGAGACCGCACACACCTTCCGCGCCGCGGTGGCCGAGCTGCACCGGCGTAAGGACGCCGCCTACGGCGACTCATGGAAACGCCGCGGCGAACAAATCTCGATCATGGCGAACATCGCCCGCAAGGTTGACCGGCTCACCGTCGTCGCCGAAAAACCCGAGGTCGCCGAAGACGAAAGCACCCTCGACACCATCGTCGACCTCTACGTCTACACCCTCAAATACCTCACCTATCTCGCCGACACGGCCAACGGGGCGATACCCGGCTTCCCTACCCCACGACCTCTCTCAAACAGCTGGAGCGACGGGCCGCAGGGGCTCGAAAGGCTCCTGACAGACGCCGATCTGTCCGCCCTCGATGCCACCGGCCACCAGTCGATCCCTCCATTGGTGACCGCCGTCAACAACTGCTTCGCCGAACTCGAGACGTGCTTCGCCGAGTCCGGCCAGATCGCTCCCGTGCATCGCCGGGCAGATCTCGCCGCGCAACTGGCTGACCACGCCCTGCGCCTCATTGCCGCCCTACGCGCCGCCCACGCGGCCCAGTACGAACAGTTCATCAGCACCTGGCGCCAGCGGACGGAAGGCTGA
- a CDS encoding PIN domain-containing protein produces the protein MTQRPIIDAGPALNFLSINKAKLLIGVLGKLSAPEAVQEEVLRKAAQDGRFQAAEVAWKRLTPTYIEVLSDDPTDELARVVHRITAQPMQDRVKQSKDLGETMVIAHAVVAAETGAEVIVLIDDGRGAKTATSEKYRLDRMRTTDETVGSIRLVSTLTVLERAAGTTHIADKRDMRDIYQRLRDLDDGLPPIEKTGLLTTIRWKAGPQ, from the coding sequence ATGACGCAGCGGCCCATCATCGACGCCGGTCCGGCTTTGAACTTCCTGTCGATCAACAAAGCCAAGCTACTCATCGGCGTGCTGGGCAAGCTGAGCGCTCCGGAGGCCGTACAGGAGGAGGTACTGCGCAAGGCTGCTCAGGACGGGCGTTTCCAGGCTGCGGAAGTGGCGTGGAAGAGGTTGACGCCGACATACATCGAAGTCCTCAGCGATGACCCGACTGACGAACTGGCTCGGGTCGTCCACCGCATCACTGCTCAGCCTATGCAGGATCGGGTCAAGCAGTCCAAGGACCTGGGCGAGACCATGGTGATCGCACACGCTGTCGTGGCCGCGGAGACCGGCGCCGAGGTGATCGTTCTGATTGATGACGGTCGCGGGGCGAAGACCGCCACGAGTGAAAAGTACCGCCTTGACCGGATGCGGACGACTGACGAAACTGTGGGATCAATCCGGCTGGTCAGCACTCTCACGGTGTTGGAGCGGGCCGCCGGCACCACGCACATCGCCGACAAGAGGGACATGCGAGACATCTATCAGCGTCTGCGTGACCTTGATGACGGACTGCCGCCCATCGAGAAGACCGGATTGCTGACCACAATTCGGTGGAAGGCTGGACCGCAATAA
- a CDS encoding helix-turn-helix domain-containing protein encodes MGTAVMTTTHVGTLIEQARMAADLSQRALADATGLSQSTLSRIISGDRVAKLPEIVSIAWATGRTVAQLTGTSTVAGRVQCAARATNGSGMQDMREALLRFLELDDYLDEQAIAASV; translated from the coding sequence ATGGGGACGGCGGTCATGACAACCACTCACGTCGGGACTTTGATAGAGCAGGCTCGCATGGCGGCAGACCTGAGCCAGCGCGCGTTGGCGGACGCTACCGGCCTGTCCCAATCGACGTTGTCGCGGATCATCTCCGGCGATCGCGTAGCAAAACTACCGGAGATCGTGTCGATCGCGTGGGCCACGGGGCGTACGGTCGCCCAGCTCACCGGCACCAGCACGGTGGCTGGCCGGGTGCAGTGCGCGGCCCGAGCCACTAACGGCTCCGGCATGCAGGACATGCGTGAGGCGTTGCTGCGTTTCCTGGAGCTCGACGACTACCTGGACGAGCAAGCCATCGCGGCCTCCGTGTGA
- a CDS encoding HAD family hydrolase: MTLKNPEPPSQDLHPQPSVIAAAQAARAAGIRVGIFSNSLGTEPYDVYAGYDFDRLYDTVLISEHYKMRKPDPEIYSIMLDLMELPGEACVFVDDTARNLAPAENVGIATILAEEPAGTIARMEALLGIPLHPKS, from the coding sequence ATCACCCTGAAGAATCCCGAACCGCCCTCTCAGGACCTGCACCCGCAGCCGTCGGTCATCGCCGCAGCCCAAGCCGCCCGTGCCGCCGGGATCAGGGTGGGCATCTTCTCCAACAGCCTCGGCACCGAGCCGTACGACGTTTACGCCGGCTACGACTTCGACCGGCTCTACGACACGGTGCTGATCTCCGAGCACTACAAGATGCGCAAACCCGACCCGGAGATCTACTCAATCATGCTTGACCTGATGGAGTTGCCCGGTGAGGCGTGCGTGTTCGTCGACGACACCGCCCGCAACCTTGCACCTGCCGAAAATGTCGGCATCGCCACGATCTTGGCGGAGGAGCCGGCGGGCACGATCGCGCGGATGGAGGCCCTGCTCGGCATCCCGCTGCACCCGAAGAGCTGA
- a CDS encoding thymidylate synthase family protein produces MQAPDVSTAWLAAARRLISEPKRKAIHTVTRIVDPTGETPAIRAAVDQLLAGPNLQGVDTVANTIFPEAIARTCRDHAHLVERYLLMYPVLRKRFAKNERGTYFGRLIQYPTTKQPFDQIGAVISRILIERRGGNPKTARYETTVAFPEDAANAPIYVPGTDNSPMAFPCLSHCSFQADTEGRVHLLATYRSQYLVQRGYGNYLGLGRLLAHVAQQAGMQVGHLTVVAGHAYLDPPVTPVRDMLKRFPDAA; encoded by the coding sequence GTGCAGGCACCGGACGTCTCCACCGCGTGGCTGGCCGCCGCACGGCGTCTCATCAGCGAGCCAAAACGTAAGGCGATCCACACCGTGACCCGCATCGTCGATCCGACAGGGGAGACGCCCGCCATCCGGGCCGCCGTGGACCAGTTGCTGGCCGGCCCCAACCTGCAGGGCGTCGACACGGTGGCGAACACGATCTTTCCCGAGGCGATCGCCCGCACCTGCCGCGACCACGCACACCTGGTCGAACGGTACCTTCTGATGTACCCGGTGCTGCGCAAGCGGTTCGCCAAGAACGAACGCGGTACCTACTTCGGCCGGTTGATCCAGTACCCGACCACTAAGCAACCGTTCGACCAGATCGGCGCTGTCATCAGCCGGATCCTCATCGAGCGCCGCGGCGGTAACCCGAAAACGGCCCGATACGAGACGACCGTGGCCTTCCCGGAAGACGCCGCGAACGCCCCGATCTACGTTCCCGGAACGGACAACAGCCCGATGGCCTTCCCTTGCCTGAGCCACTGCTCGTTCCAGGCCGACACCGAAGGCCGGGTCCACCTGCTGGCAACCTACCGCAGCCAGTACCTCGTCCAGCGCGGCTACGGCAACTACCTCGGCCTGGGCCGGCTCCTGGCCCACGTCGCCCAGCAGGCCGGCATGCAGGTCGGGCACCTGACCGTCGTCGCCGGCCACGCGTACCTCGATCCGCCCGTCACGCCGGTCCGCGACATGCTCAAGCGCTTTCCCGACGCTGCCTAA
- a CDS encoding helix-turn-helix domain-containing protein, giving the protein MTTPGPEADNLGDANLLSDRLKKTREYLNFSQQWVSERTGIPRTAISEIERGSRRVDSLELKKLARLYRYPVGYFLDEDLDAIPAEHAVVALPRKLTTNLRPEDLTQVMKFAQFLEMSHQAETEPGGDNDHPVPERRGTAS; this is encoded by the coding sequence ATGACGACACCAGGACCCGAGGCCGACAACCTCGGCGACGCGAACCTTCTCAGCGACCGGCTCAAGAAGACCCGGGAATACCTCAACTTCTCCCAGCAGTGGGTCTCCGAACGCACCGGCATCCCCCGCACCGCGATCAGCGAGATCGAACGAGGCTCCCGGCGCGTCGACAGCCTCGAACTCAAGAAACTAGCCCGGCTCTACCGCTACCCCGTCGGCTACTTCCTCGACGAGGACCTCGACGCGATCCCCGCCGAACACGCCGTCGTAGCGTTACCCCGCAAGCTGACGACCAACCTGCGCCCGGAGGACCTGACCCAAGTGATGAAGTTCGCCCAGTTCCTCGAGATGTCGCACCAAGCCGAGACCGAACCAGGCGGCGACAACGACCACCCCGTTCCCGAACGCCGAGGAACCGCGTCGTGA